Proteins from one Alysiella filiformis genomic window:
- a CDS encoding OB-fold-containig protein, which produces MWTLINSPETYPFSVALVLMLLIGLLELVSLFTSGFTQSLDGLLPESLLESSPPEVRLPLDEMGAGLRLLDWLYVGKVPLMMLLVIALAVYGAMGWVLQNLFYSVSGSLLNVYLAMVLVAMLSLPMIRLFAAAWYKIMPKDETTAIGADALIGRVGVVVLGIASANQSAQVRVKDQFGQQHYIMAVADGGSDLPQGTVVLLVSRQGHLYHIIENVNANLVD; this is translated from the coding sequence ATGTGGACGCTCATCAATTCCCCCGAAACCTACCCATTTAGCGTGGCATTGGTTTTGATGTTGCTCATCGGTTTGTTGGAATTGGTGTCGCTGTTCACAAGCGGATTCACGCAAAGTTTAGACGGTTTGCTGCCTGAAAGTTTGCTGGAATCATCGCCGCCCGAAGTGCGTTTGCCGCTAGATGAAATGGGTGCAGGTTTGCGTTTGCTGGATTGGCTTTATGTGGGCAAAGTGCCGTTGATGATGTTGCTGGTGATTGCTTTGGCGGTGTATGGTGCAATGGGGTGGGTGTTGCAAAATCTGTTTTACAGCGTTTCAGGCAGCCTGCTGAATGTGTATTTGGCGATGGTGTTGGTGGCGATGTTGTCTTTACCGATGATAAGGCTGTTTGCCGCCGCGTGGTACAAAATCATGCCCAAAGACGAAACAACCGCCATTGGGGCAGACGCGCTCATTGGTAGAGTGGGCGTGGTGGTATTGGGCATAGCCAGCGCAAACCAATCTGCCCAAGTGCGTGTGAAAGACCAATTTGGGCAACAGCATTACATCATGGCGGTGGCAGACGGAGGCAGCGATTTGCCGCAGGGAACGGTGGTGTTGCTTGTGTCGCGGCAGGGGCATTTGTATCACATCATTGAAAATGTGAATGCGAATTTGGTGGATTAA
- a CDS encoding PspA/IM30 family protein, translated as MSESLSRRVRRLVSGGFHAVLDTAENLAPEAVLNEHIREVERAIDEVRGELGKVLAQKHLAAKKLADEGNRHESLSDQIQAALNAKRDDLAAAGVAEQMDIEARLLVLENTIADCAAQERELSDFVAALQSTRREMQQNLADWKAAQNQNHVAGGAVSGSKISQIAHNSEKSSQNFERVLQRHGGMPLNGAGNQASSLRELEELSRQNRVAERLAALKAGKS; from the coding sequence ATGAGTGAATCTTTATCGCGCCGTGTGCGCCGTTTGGTGAGTGGTGGTTTTCATGCGGTGTTGGATACGGCAGAAAATCTTGCGCCCGAGGCGGTGTTGAATGAACACATTCGTGAGGTGGAACGTGCCATTGATGAGGTGCGTGGTGAATTGGGTAAGGTGCTGGCGCAAAAGCATTTGGCGGCAAAAAAATTGGCTGATGAGGGCAATCGCCATGAAAGTTTGTCTGACCAAATTCAGGCTGCCTTAAATGCCAAACGCGATGATTTGGCGGCGGCTGGCGTGGCGGAACAAATGGACATTGAGGCGCGTTTGCTGGTGTTGGAAAACACGATTGCGGATTGTGCGGCGCAAGAGCGTGAGTTGTCGGATTTTGTTGCGGCTTTGCAATCCACGCGGCGTGAAATGCAGCAAAATTTGGCGGACTGGAAAGCGGCTCAAAATCAAAATCATGTGGCTGGTGGTGCGGTTTCAGGCAGCAAAATCAGCCAAATTGCACACAATTCGGAAAAAAGCAGCCAAAATTTTGAGCGTGTGTTGCAGCGTCATGGCGGTATGCCTTTGAATGGGGCGGGCAATCAAGCCAGCTCTTTGCGCGAATTGGAGGAATTGAGCCGTCAAAATCGCGTGGCGGAGCGTTTGGCGGCTTTGAAAGCGGGTAAATCGTAA
- a CDS encoding 3'-5' exonuclease family protein: MQQRFSFLAQQFQAFGQPVVILDLEATGGNLQTDRITEIAYLRFDGNDVKAVQHLVNPETEISDFIANLTGINNEMVANAPTFAALLPEILPDLRGCIVLAHNSHFDYTLLVNECQRAGVDFATWTLCTVKLSKKLYPHEYKHNLDSIAARFDLQTVGERHRAMTDVLLLADFLRLSADELQAAWLKTALNLIVPTRLPTGLPENLRADLHRLGDGWGVAHWLDKAGNTLAVRAYERSFAGAMGDVAARRFAAAHGVRWQSAMGALDALNLYVENELSGKKVWRNTTQPRYTLVFVEQNGCLKAQVQPLPQGVFDAPPHGVFLHPKAAQKALQSWAKNENLCQTMLGISPHKLPENAPCPALQTNDCNAACATGDVAQHNEMVRAAWARLPVGDWSWRSAIAITETANTTLQQKTFVCERGALRLDNGRWYWGGDLLDEIKRIAKERPYTIRTVHFATHLQAALHPKSTS; the protein is encoded by the coding sequence ATGCAACAGCGTTTTTCTTTTTTGGCACAACAATTTCAGGCATTTGGGCAGCCTGTGGTCATTTTGGATTTGGAAGCCACAGGCGGCAATTTGCAAACCGACCGCATTACCGAAATCGCTTATTTGCGCTTTGATGGCAATGATGTGAAAGCGGTACAGCATTTGGTTAATCCCGAAACGGAAATTTCTGATTTTATTGCCAATTTAACGGGCATCAACAATGAAATGGTGGCAAATGCGCCCACTTTTGCCGCTTTGCTGCCTGAAATTTTGCCCGATTTGCGTGGCTGCATTGTGCTGGCACACAACAGCCATTTTGATTACACTTTGCTGGTCAATGAATGCCAACGCGCTGGCGTGGATTTTGCCACTTGGACTTTATGCACGGTCAAATTGTCCAAAAAATTGTATCCGCATGAATACAAACACAATTTGGACAGCATTGCGGCTCGTTTTGATTTGCAAACGGTGGGCGAACGCCATCGCGCCATGACCGATGTGTTGTTGTTAGCGGATTTTTTGCGGCTTTCGGCAGATGAATTGCAGGCTGCTTGGCTGAAAACGGCTTTGAATTTGATTGTGCCAACGCGCTTACCCACGGGGCTGCCTGAAAATTTGCGGGCAGATTTGCACCGTTTGGGCGATGGTTGGGGCGTGGCACATTGGCTGGACAAGGCTGGCAACACTTTGGCGGTGCGTGCGTATGAACGCAGTTTTGCTGGGGCAATGGGCGATGTGGCGGCACGGCGTTTTGCGGCGGCGCACGGTGTGCGCTGGCAATCGGCAATGGGCGCACTGGACGCATTAAACCTTTATGTGGAAAATGAATTGTCTGGCAAAAAAGTGTGGCGCAACACCACGCAACCGCGTTACACTTTGGTTTTTGTTGAGCAAAATGGCTGCCTGAAAGCGCAAGTTCAACCCTTGCCACAAGGCGTGTTTGACGCGCCGCCACATGGTGTGTTTTTGCACCCGAAAGCGGCTCAAAAGGCATTGCAATCTTGGGCAAAAAATGAAAATTTGTGCCAAACCATGTTGGGCATTTCGCCACACAAGCTGCCTGAAAACGCGCCCTGCCCTGCTTTGCAAACCAACGATTGCAACGCTGCCTGTGCCACAGGCGATGTGGCGCAACACAATGAAATGGTACGTGCGGCATGGGCGCGTTTGCCTGTTGGCGATTGGTCGTGGCGCAGCGCGATTGCGATTACGGAAACGGCAAACACCACCTTACAACAAAAAACCTTTGTGTGTGAACGCGGTGCATTGCGTTTGGACAATGGGCGTTGGTATTGGGGCGGCGATTTGCTTGATGAAATCAAACGCATTGCCAAAGAACGCCCATACACCATACGCACGGTGCATTTTGCGACCCATTTACAGGCAGCCTTACACCCCAAATCCACATCGTGA
- the folD gene encoding bifunctional methylenetetrahydrofolate dehydrogenase/methenyltetrahydrofolate cyclohydrolase FolD — protein MSATIINGKEVSQKCLDTIAQQVKNRAESGLRVPGLAVILVGEDPASAVYVRNKNAACEKVGFKSFSYHLPEHTTEQQLNNLIDELNQNDEVDGILVQLPLPKQINSQNILERILPEKDVDGFHPYNVGRLAQRIPLLRPCTPKGVMTLLRAYDVPVKGKNVVIVGASNIVGRPQALEMMLAGATVTVCHRFTTNLPEELSKADIVVVAVGKPHLVKGEWIKQGAVVIDVGINRLEDGTLCGDVEFDVAKERAAMITPVPGGVGPMTIASLLENTLQAAQLREQKLWV, from the coding sequence ATGTCGGCAACCATCATCAACGGCAAAGAAGTCTCACAAAAATGCTTGGACACCATTGCCCAACAGGTCAAAAATCGTGCCGAATCAGGTTTGCGCGTCCCTGGTTTGGCGGTGATTTTGGTGGGCGAAGACCCTGCCAGCGCGGTGTATGTACGCAACAAAAATGCGGCTTGCGAAAAAGTGGGTTTCAAATCTTTTTCGTATCATCTGCCCGAACACACCACCGAACAGCAGCTCAATAACCTGATTGATGAATTGAATCAAAATGATGAAGTGGACGGCATTTTGGTGCAACTGCCCCTGCCCAAACAAATCAACAGCCAAAACATTTTGGAACGCATTTTGCCTGAAAAAGATGTGGACGGTTTTCACCCCTACAATGTGGGGCGTTTGGCGCAACGCATTCCCCTGTTGCGTCCCTGCACCCCCAAAGGCGTGATGACGCTGCTGCGCGCCTATGATGTGCCAGTCAAAGGCAAAAATGTGGTGATTGTGGGCGCGTCCAATATTGTGGGGCGACCACAGGCTTTGGAAATGATGTTGGCAGGCGCAACCGTTACCGTTTGCCACCGTTTTACCACCAATTTGCCCGAAGAATTGAGCAAAGCCGATATTGTGGTGGTGGCGGTGGGCAAGCCCCATTTGGTTAAAGGCGAATGGATTAAACAAGGCGCGGTGGTCATTGATGTGGGCATTAACCGCTTGGAAGACGGCACCTTGTGTGGCGATGTGGAATTTGATGTTGCCAAAGAACGCGCTGCCATGATTACGCCCGTACCAGGAGGGGTTGGTCCCATGACCATTGCCAGCCTGCTGGAAAACACGCTGCAAGCCGCCCAATTACGCGAACAAAAATTGTGGGTGTGA
- the pseB gene encoding UDP-N-acetylglucosamine 4,6-dehydratase (inverting) translates to MLHNATILVTGGTGSFGNTFVPMTLAKYNPKKIIVFSRDEMKQWDMAKKFEGDKRVRFFIGDVRDKDRLYRALDGVDYVVHAAATKIVPTAEYNPFECVKTNINGAMNLIDACIDKGVKKVVALSTDKASSPVNLYGATKLASDKLFVAGNAYSGEHGTRFAVVRYGNVMGSRGSVIPFFLSIKDKGVLPITDSRMTRFMISLEQGVELVWHAFDDMVGGEIYVKKIPSMTIGDLATAVAPECRQEIVGIRAGEKLHEQMISAEDAFYTYEYPEHFKILPAINGWCDSPERIKNGVKVPEGFVYASDNNSQWFSIEALREWIAANRHKIGQI, encoded by the coding sequence ATGTTACACAACGCCACCATATTGGTAACGGGCGGCACAGGCTCATTTGGCAACACCTTTGTGCCGATGACTTTGGCAAAATACAATCCCAAAAAAATCATCGTCTTTTCGCGCGATGAAATGAAACAATGGGACATGGCAAAAAAATTTGAAGGCGACAAACGTGTGCGCTTTTTCATTGGCGATGTGCGCGACAAAGACCGACTCTATCGCGCTTTGGACGGTGTGGATTATGTGGTTCACGCCGCCGCCACCAAAATCGTCCCCACTGCCGAATACAATCCCTTTGAATGTGTCAAAACCAACATCAATGGCGCGATGAACCTGATTGACGCTTGCATAGACAAAGGCGTGAAAAAAGTCGTTGCCCTTTCCACCGACAAAGCCAGCAGCCCTGTGAATTTGTATGGCGCAACCAAACTCGCGTCCGACAAACTGTTTGTGGCGGGCAACGCTTATTCGGGCGAACACGGTACGCGCTTTGCGGTGGTGCGCTATGGCAATGTGATGGGGTCGCGCGGTTCGGTGATTCCGTTTTTCTTGTCCATCAAAGACAAAGGCGTGTTGCCGATTACCGACAGCCGCATGACGCGCTTTATGATTTCTTTGGAACAAGGCGTGGAATTGGTTTGGCACGCTTTTGATGATATGGTGGGCGGCGAAATTTATGTGAAAAAAATTCCGTCTATGACCATAGGCGATTTGGCTACGGCGGTTGCGCCTGAATGCCGTCAAGAAATCGTGGGCATACGCGCTGGCGAAAAATTGCATGAGCAAATGATTAGCGCGGAAGATGCTTTTTACACCTATGAATACCCCGAGCATTTCAAAATCCTGCCAGCGATTAACGGTTGGTGTGATAGCCCCGAGCGCATTAAAAATGGCGTGAAAGTGCCAGAGGGCTTTGTGTATGCCAGCGACAACAATAGCCAATGGTTCAGCATTGAGGCTTTGCGTGAGTGGATTGCGGCAAATCGGCACAAAATTGGTCAGATTTAA
- a CDS encoding tetratricopeptide repeat protein codes for MPFFTPRKLTKLCAALLAGMLALPVVAAPDMTITTSNSISGQLQNSFATDLKLAQQGDATAQNQVGMRYLHGIDGSVKDYVQAKMWLEKAAAQGDDAAQNNLGYMYQQGWGVKQDYAKAKAYYEQAVAQGYDVAQYNLGYMYEQGWGVKQDYAKAKAYYEQAAAQGYDAAQNNLGYMYFEGGGVKQDYTKAKALFEKAATQGHKAAQNNLGYMYQQGLGGKRNYAQAKIWYEKAAVQGHADAQYNLGDMYEQGFGVKQDYAKAKAYYEQAAAQGHADAQSSLGYMYRKGWGVKQDYAKAKALFEQAAAQGNAVAQHNLGLMYVKGLGVKPDYAKAKSFFEQAAAQGDTVAQENLNYMRQEGLIR; via the coding sequence ATGCCATTCTTTACCCCCCGCAAATTGACTAAATTATGCGCTGCATTGTTGGCAGGCATGTTGGCATTGCCTGTTGTGGCTGCACCCGATATGACAATCACAACAAGCAACTCTATTTCTGGTCAACTCCAAAACAGCTTTGCCACAGATTTGAAATTAGCGCAACAAGGTGATGCAACAGCGCAAAATCAAGTAGGTATGCGTTATTTGCATGGCATTGATGGTTCCGTAAAAGATTATGTTCAAGCTAAAATGTGGTTGGAAAAAGCAGCTGCACAAGGAGATGATGCTGCACAAAACAATTTGGGCTATATGTATCAACAAGGTTGGGGCGTAAAACAAGATTACGCCAAAGCCAAAGCATATTATGAACAAGCAGTTGCACAAGGATATGATGTTGCACAATACAATTTGGGCTATATGTATGAACAAGGCTGGGGCGTAAAACAAGATTACGCCAAAGCCAAAGCATATTATGAACAAGCAGCTGCACAAGGATATGATGCTGCACAAAACAATTTGGGCTATATGTATTTTGAAGGTGGGGGTGTAAAACAAGATTACACCAAAGCCAAAGCATTATTTGAAAAAGCAGCTACACAAGGTCATAAAGCCGCACAAAACAATTTGGGCTATATGTATCAACAAGGTTTGGGTGGGAAACGAAATTACGCTCAAGCTAAAATTTGGTATGAAAAAGCGGCTGTACAAGGTCATGCAGACGCACAATATAATTTGGGCGATATGTATGAACAAGGCTTTGGCGTAAAACAAGATTACGCCAAAGCCAAAGCATATTATGAACAAGCAGCTGCACAAGGTCATGCAGATGCACAAAGCAGTTTGGGCTATATGTATCGGAAAGGTTGGGGCGTGAAACAAGATTACGCCAAAGCCAAAGCATTGTTTGAACAAGCGGCTGCACAAGGTAATGCAGTAGCACAACACAATTTGGGCTTGATGTATGTGAAAGGGTTAGGTGTGAAACCAGATTATGCCAAAGCCAAATCATTCTTTGAACAAGCGGCTGCACAAGGCGATACAGTAGCACAAGAAAATCTCAATTATATGCGCCAAGAAGGTTTAATCCGCTAA
- the tkt gene encoding transketolase, whose translation MAATQTANAIRFLSMDMVQQANSGHPGAPMGMADMADVLWREFLQHNPQNPQFFNRDRFVLSNGHASALLYSVLHLSGYDLSLDDLKNFRQLHSKTAGHPEYGYAAGVETTTGPLGQGIANAVGMALAEKILASEFNQDGLDIVNHHTYVFLGDGCLMEGVSHEAASLAGTLGLGKLIVLYDDNNISIDGKVDGWFTENIPARFESYGWHVVANVDGHNPDAIRNAIQSAKNETAKPSIICCKTLIGKGAANKEGSHKTHGAPLGADEIAATRQHLNWDFAPFEIPQNVYDQWNAHEKGAKLENEWNALFAEYSAKFPEKAAEFTRRMNGTLPENFATHVQAALNEICQKAEKIATRKASQNSIEILAQVLPELVGGSADLTPSNLTDWSNSVSIKPRQGGNYVHYGVREFGMAAIMNGMALHGGVKPFGATFLMFSEYARNALRMAALMKINPVFVFTHDSIGLGEDGPTHQPVEQTATLRLIPNMAVWRPCDTAESLVAWAQAVQAQDHPSCLIFSRQNLPFIQRDEPTLANIQRGGYIISGSQNAQAVIIATGSEVELALNAQKALAEQGIAVNVVSMPSTNVFDKQDLAYKQSVLPENLPKIAVEAGVTDGWYKYVGLNGKVVGLDRFGESAPAELLFKEFGFTTENVVAAVKSVL comes from the coding sequence ATGGCAGCAACCCAAACCGCCAACGCAATCCGTTTCTTGTCTATGGACATGGTTCAACAAGCCAATTCGGGACACCCCGGTGCGCCCATGGGCATGGCAGACATGGCAGACGTGTTATGGCGCGAATTTCTGCAACACAATCCCCAAAATCCCCAATTTTTCAACCGCGACCGCTTTGTTTTGTCCAACGGTCATGCCAGCGCGTTGTTGTACAGCGTGTTGCATTTGAGCGGCTACGATTTGTCGCTTGATGATTTGAAAAACTTCCGCCAACTGCACAGCAAAACAGCAGGACACCCCGAATACGGCTACGCGGCTGGCGTGGAAACCACCACAGGTCCACTCGGTCAAGGCATTGCCAATGCGGTGGGCATGGCTTTGGCAGAAAAAATCTTGGCAAGCGAATTTAACCAAGACGGCTTGGACATTGTGAACCACCACACCTACGTTTTCTTGGGCGATGGCTGCCTGATGGAAGGCGTTTCCCACGAAGCCGCGTCTTTGGCGGGGACTTTGGGCTTGGGCAAACTCATTGTTTTGTATGACGATAACAATATTTCCATTGACGGCAAAGTGGACGGCTGGTTCACGGAAAACATTCCTGCACGTTTTGAAAGCTACGGCTGGCACGTTGTGGCAAATGTGGACGGACACAATCCTGACGCAATCCGCAACGCCATCCAATCCGCCAAAAACGAAACGGCAAAACCGTCCATCATTTGCTGCAAAACCTTAATCGGCAAAGGCGCAGCCAACAAAGAGGGCAGCCACAAAACCCATGGCGCACCGTTGGGCGCGGACGAAATCGCTGCCACGCGCCAACATTTGAATTGGGATTTTGCCCCATTTGAAATCCCACAAAATGTGTACGACCAATGGAACGCCCACGAAAAAGGCGCGAAATTGGAAAACGAATGGAACGCATTGTTCGCAGAATACTCGGCAAAATTCCCCGAAAAAGCCGCCGAATTCACGCGCCGCATGAACGGCACGCTGCCTGAAAACTTTGCAACACACGTTCAGGCTGCCTTAAACGAAATCTGCCAAAAAGCGGAAAAAATCGCCACACGCAAAGCCAGCCAAAACAGCATTGAAATTTTGGCGCAAGTGTTGCCCGAACTGGTGGGCGGCTCGGCAGACTTAACCCCTTCAAATTTAACCGATTGGTCAAACAGCGTGTCCATCAAACCGCGCCAAGGCGGCAATTATGTGCATTATGGTGTGCGCGAATTTGGCATGGCGGCAATCATGAACGGCATGGCGTTGCACGGTGGCGTGAAGCCGTTTGGCGCAACTTTCCTGATGTTCAGCGAATACGCGCGTAATGCTTTGCGTATGGCGGCTTTGATGAAAATCAATCCTGTGTTTGTGTTCACGCACGATTCCATCGGTTTGGGCGAAGATGGCCCGACCCACCAGCCTGTTGAACAAACCGCGACTTTGCGTTTGATTCCAAATATGGCGGTGTGGCGACCTTGCGACACAGCCGAAAGTTTGGTGGCATGGGCGCAAGCCGTGCAAGCGCAAGACCACCCAAGCTGCTTGATTTTCAGCCGTCAGAATTTGCCGTTTATTCAACGCGATGAGCCAACTTTGGCAAACATTCAACGCGGCGGCTACATCATTTCAGGCAGCCAAAACGCGCAAGCCGTGATTATTGCCACAGGTTCCGAAGTGGAATTGGCACTGAACGCGCAAAAAGCGTTGGCGGAACAAGGCATTGCCGTGAATGTGGTTTCCATGCCGTCCACCAATGTGTTTGACAAGCAAGATTTGGCGTACAAACAAAGCGTGCTGCCTGAAAACTTGCCGAAAATCGCGGTGGAAGCAGGCGTTACCGATGGCTGGTACAAATACGTTGGTTTGAACGGCAAAGTGGTGGGTTTAGACCGTTTTGGCGAATCCGCGCCAGCCGAATTGCTGTTTAAAGAATTTGGTTTCACAACGGAAAATGTGGTTGCTGCCGTGAAATCGGTGCTGTAA
- the ppsR gene encoding posphoenolpyruvate synthetase regulatory kinase/phosphorylase PpsR, giving the protein MNPTRRVFFISDRTGLSAEGMGKALLEQFENIKFKQMSYAFINTEDKAHGLVQIINRQAQDDGIRPIVFSSVVDESIGRILAEANALHISLFDAFLSLLEQELGTPARHSVKSRVANVERYDARMEAVNFALNHDDGVSEANLKEADVILMGVSRSGKTPTCLYLALQYGIRAANYPLTPDDLESPDLPRMVKAHKNKLFGLTINPERLHDIREERRANSNYSHIDTCKQEVRDAQAMFRRHQIPFTDTTHKSVEELAVNILQECQLKRRF; this is encoded by the coding sequence ATGAATCCCACACGCCGCGTATTTTTCATTTCCGACCGCACAGGTTTGAGCGCAGAAGGCATGGGCAAAGCCCTGTTGGAGCAATTTGAAAACATCAAATTCAAGCAAATGTCATACGCCTTCATCAACACCGAAGACAAAGCACACGGTTTGGTACAAATCATCAATCGCCAAGCGCAAGACGATGGCATTCGCCCCATTGTGTTTTCCAGCGTGGTTGATGAAAGCATTGGGCGAATTTTGGCAGAAGCCAACGCCTTGCACATCAGCCTGTTTGACGCATTTTTATCGCTGTTGGAGCAAGAATTGGGTACACCAGCGCGTCATTCCGTGAAAAGCCGCGTGGCAAATGTGGAACGCTACGATGCGCGTATGGAAGCCGTGAATTTCGCCTTAAATCATGACGATGGCGTATCCGAAGCCAATTTGAAAGAAGCCGATGTGATTTTAATGGGCGTATCGCGCAGTGGCAAAACGCCCACTTGCCTGTATTTGGCATTGCAATATGGCATTCGCGCCGCCAACTATCCGCTCACGCCCGATGATTTGGAAAGCCCCGATTTGCCACGCATGGTCAAAGCCCACAAAAACAAATTGTTTGGCTTAACCATCAACCCCGAACGCTTGCACGACATTCGCGAAGAACGCCGCGCCAATTCCAATTATTCCCACATAGACACTTGCAAACAAGAAGTGCGCGATGCCCAAGCCATGTTTCGCCGCCACCAAATTCCCTTTACCGACACCACCCACAAATCGGTGGAAGAATTGGCGGTCAATATTTTGCAAGAATGCCAATTAAAACGCCGTTTTTGA
- the purE gene encoding 5-(carboxyamino)imidazole ribonucleotide mutase, with translation MVKIGIIMGSNSDWHIMQHAAHFLEQFGVAYEAKVVSAHRTPDLMFEYAKSAKARGLQAIIAGAGGAAHLAGMVASQTTLPVLGVPVPSKYLRGEDSLLSIVQMPKGVPVATFAIGEAGAANAALFAVSLLANHDADLAQKLADFRAKQTETVLAMTLPDIDL, from the coding sequence ATGGTCAAAATCGGCATCATCATGGGCAGCAACAGCGATTGGCACATCATGCAACACGCCGCGCATTTTTTGGAACAATTTGGTGTGGCTTATGAAGCCAAAGTGGTGTCGGCACACCGCACGCCTGATTTGATGTTTGAATACGCCAAATCTGCCAAAGCGCGTGGTTTGCAAGCGATTATTGCGGGGGCTGGCGGTGCTGCACATTTGGCGGGTATGGTTGCCAGTCAAACCACGCTGCCTGTATTGGGTGTGCCTGTGCCAAGCAAATATTTGCGTGGCGAAGATTCGCTGCTTTCCATTGTGCAAATGCCCAAGGGCGTGCCTGTGGCAACTTTTGCCATTGGCGAGGCTGGTGCGGCAAATGCGGCTTTGTTTGCCGTATCATTACTGGCAAACCACGATGCGGATTTGGCACAAAAACTTGCCGATTTTCGCGCCAAACAAACCGAAACGGTATTGGCAATGACTTTGCCTGATATTGATTTGTGA
- the hemH gene encoding ferrochelatase, whose product MKFHTEPQLSFEQQNKIGILLMNLGTPDAPTAEAVKPYLGQFLGDQRVVELPKLLWQPILRGVIMPFRSKASAHGYEKVWLNEGSPLAVFTQRQCEGLRARLPDDVFVEYAMTYNKPSVPNVLAKMKANGVGRLLVVPLYPQYAASSAGAALDKVLNELTKQRNQMSLRTVSRFYNHAGYIQAVAAQVKAYRAKHGAGDKLMFSFHGIPQFHHDKGDPYPHECRATAKLVAQELGLSDEQYIVSFQSQFGKGKWLTPSTQTLFDTLPKQGVKKLDVVCAGFMADCLETMEEIAIAGREQFHAAGGEQFHYIPCLNDNPDWLDALTDLVKDNLQGWLQYNL is encoded by the coding sequence ATGAAATTTCACACCGAACCCCAACTTTCCTTTGAACAACAAAACAAAATCGGCATTTTGCTGATGAATTTGGGCACACCCGATGCGCCCACCGCCGAAGCGGTTAAACCCTATTTGGGGCAATTTTTGGGCGACCAGCGCGTGGTTGAATTGCCCAAATTGCTGTGGCAACCCATTTTGCGTGGCGTGATTATGCCCTTTCGCAGCAAAGCCAGCGCACACGGCTATGAAAAAGTGTGGCTCAACGAAGGTTCGCCACTTGCCGTGTTTACCCAACGTCAATGCGAAGGCTTACGCGCACGGCTGCCTGATGATGTGTTTGTGGAATACGCCATGACCTACAACAAACCCAGCGTCCCCAATGTGTTGGCAAAAATGAAAGCCAATGGCGTGGGCAGATTGTTGGTTGTGCCATTGTATCCCCAATATGCCGCCAGCAGCGCAGGGGCGGCTTTGGATAAGGTTTTGAACGAATTGACCAAACAGCGCAATCAGATGTCTTTGCGTACCGTATCGCGTTTTTACAATCACGCGGGTTACATTCAAGCCGTTGCCGCGCAAGTGAAAGCCTATCGCGCCAAACACGGTGCTGGCGACAAACTGATGTTCAGCTTTCACGGCATTCCGCAATTTCATCACGACAAGGGCGACCCCTACCCCCACGAATGCCGTGCCACCGCCAAATTGGTGGCGCAAGAATTGGGTTTGAGCGATGAGCAATACATTGTTTCGTTCCAAAGCCAGTTTGGTAAAGGCAAATGGCTCACGCCCAGCACGCAAACGCTGTTTGACACCCTGCCCAAACAAGGCGTGAAAAAACTGGACGTGGTGTGCGCAGGCTTTATGGCAGATTGTTTGGAAACCATGGAAGAAATCGCCATTGCTGGACGCGAACAATTCCACGCAGCAGGCGGCGAGCAATTCCACTACATTCCCTGCCTGAACGACAACCCCGATTGGCTGGACGCTTTAACCGATTTGGTTAAAGACAATTTGCAAGGTTGGTTGCAATACAATTTGTAA
- a CDS encoding DNA-3-methyladenine glycosylase I — protein MNYCDFCNALPENTPNPNKHYHDHEYGFAVAHDNALFERLILEINQAGLSWTTILNKRAAFQAAYAQFDVAKVAAFDENDMARLLADAGIVRNKLKIQAAIFNAQKIQSIQKETGSFKNWLDQHHPRDKAAWVKLFKQHFKFVGGEIVGEFLMSLGYLAGAHHEHCPIYSKIKSTG, from the coding sequence ATGAATTATTGCGATTTCTGCAACGCGCTGCCTGAAAACACGCCCAATCCCAACAAACATTATCACGACCACGAATACGGTTTTGCCGTTGCCCACGACAATGCCTTGTTTGAACGACTGATTTTGGAAATCAACCAAGCAGGTTTAAGCTGGACAACCATTTTAAACAAACGCGCCGCTTTTCAGGCAGCCTACGCGCAATTTGATGTGGCAAAGGTTGCCGCCTTTGATGAAAACGACATGGCACGTTTGTTGGCAGACGCAGGCATCGTCCGCAACAAACTGAAAATTCAAGCAGCCATTTTCAATGCACAAAAAATCCAATCCATTCAAAAAGAAACAGGCAGTTTCAAAAATTGGCTCGACCAGCACCACCCACGCGACAAAGCCGCATGGGTCAAATTGTTTAAACAGCATTTCAAATTTGTGGGTGGCGAAATTGTGGGCGAATTTTTAATGAGTTTGGGTTATTTGGCTGGCGCACATCACGAACATTGTCCCATTTATTCAAAAATAAAATCAACAGGTTAA